The proteins below come from a single Tribolium castaneum strain GA2 chromosome 9, icTriCast1.1, whole genome shotgun sequence genomic window:
- the CCDC53 gene encoding WASH complex subunit 3, whose translation MQVNDLSSIDPNVDYTQILPIQQKRTIAFINHFVMNTVSFLNHFAQSCESRLMEFEYKLQEVEASLLILESQLGSIAHLEENTAKDSPKQNDLDLPPVKDEETQIEKNVEVEPDVASDPRYQRFFKMLQFGVPPAAVKLKMQTEGLDPCILDSKSTDTQDSSSVN comes from the exons ATGCAAGTGAACGACCTTTCCTCAATTGATCCAAATGTGGATTACACGCAG ATTTTACCCATTCAACAAAAGCGCACGATTGCTTTTATCAATCATTTCGTAATGAATACGGTGTCGTTTTTAAACCATTTTGCACAGTCGTGTGAATCGCGTTTGATGGAATTCGAGTACAAACTGCAAGAAGTTGAGGCTTCTTTACTTATACTTGAGTCGCAA TTAGGTTCAATTGCGCATTTAGAAGAAAACACTGCAAAGGACTCGCCTAAACAAAACGATTTAGATCTGCCTCCTGTTAAAGACGAGGAGacgcaaattgaaaaaaatgtagaggTAGAGCCTGATGTTGCGTCAGACCCGCGATATCAAcgctttttcaaaatgttgcaATTTGGGGTTCCCCCAGCTGCTGTCAAGCTGAAAATGCAAACAGAGGGACTTGACCCTTGCATATTGGA TTCCAAATCAACTGATACGCAAGACAGTTCCTCggttaattaa
- the RpL36A gene encoding large ribosomal subunit protein eL42 yields the protein MVNVPKQRRTFCKKCKVHKLHKVTQYKKSKERHASQGRRRYDRKQQGFGGQTKPIFRKKAKTTKKIVLRMECTECKYRKQIPLKRCKHFELGGDKKRKGQMIQF from the exons ATG GTTAACGTCCCGAAGCAGAGGCGCACCTTCTGCAAGAAATGCAAGGTGCACAAGTTGCACAAAGTCACCCAATACAAAAAGTCCAAGGAACGTCACGCTTCGCAAGGTAGGAGACGTTACGACAGGAAGCAGCAAGGTTTCGGTGGACAAACCAAGCCCATCTTCAGGAAGaag gctaaAACCACCAAGAAAATCGTGCTCAGGATGGAATGCACTGAATGTAAATATAGGAAACAGATTCCCTTGAAACGCTGCAAGCACTTTGAATTGGGTGGCGACAAGAAGCGCAAGGGACAAATGATTCAGTTCTAA